One window from the genome of Alkalihalobacillus sp. LMS6 encodes:
- a CDS encoding esterase family protein → MANIEGSLAEMTIESEYLKDRISLSIYLPANYTPLKSYHLMICQDGQDFFRLGRIHRHVDTLISEMDIEEVIVVGVPYPSISMRRTWYHPDNETHIAYTRFLACELLPKIEESYSVEPLAAARILAGDSLAATISLLTALEYPTLFKNLVLFSPYVNKTVQEKVSQFSKTEALSIYHIIGTKEDVVKMTDGDTADFLKPNRELSERFRAKPFHYTYREFEGDHTWTHWQKHLSPSLKTLLPL, encoded by the coding sequence ATGGCTAACATCGAAGGCAGTTTAGCAGAAATGACGATTGAAAGCGAATATTTAAAAGATCGTATTTCATTATCCATTTACTTACCAGCTAACTACACACCGTTAAAATCGTATCATTTAATGATTTGTCAAGATGGACAAGACTTTTTTCGACTTGGACGTATTCATCGACACGTCGATACACTTATTAGCGAGATGGACATTGAAGAAGTAATCGTGGTGGGCGTTCCTTACCCGAGTATTTCAATGAGAAGAACATGGTATCACCCTGATAACGAGACTCATATTGCCTATACCCGATTTCTTGCCTGTGAGTTATTACCTAAAATTGAAGAATCCTATAGTGTCGAACCACTCGCCGCGGCTCGAATTCTTGCAGGAGATTCATTAGCCGCCACAATTTCATTGCTAACTGCACTAGAATATCCTACACTATTTAAAAACCTGGTATTGTTTTCACCTTACGTCAATAAAACCGTACAGGAGAAAGTTAGCCAATTTAGCAAAACGGAAGCGTTATCGATTTATCACATCATTGGAACGAAAGAAGATGTTGTGAAAATGACCGACGGAGACACGGCTGATTTTCTCAAGCCAAACCGCGAGTTAAGTGAACGATTTCGTGCAAAACCGTTTCATTACACATACAGAGAGTTTGAAGGTGATCACACATGGACGCATTGGCAAAAACATCTATCACCTAGTTTGAAAACGTTACTGCCATTATAA
- a CDS encoding helix-turn-helix domain-containing protein, with the protein MSESRLRMLRIQKGFSLEEVSKQVGISAGYLSQIESGKRQVNAMISNKIAQFFNVSLDDLFEATRYKTIWDY; encoded by the coding sequence ATGAGTGAGAGTCGACTAAGAATGTTGCGAATTCAAAAAGGCTTTAGCCTAGAGGAAGTTTCAAAGCAAGTAGGTATATCTGCAGGCTATTTATCACAAATTGAATCAGGAAAACGACAAGTGAACGCGATGATTTCAAATAAAATTGCTCAATTTTTCAATGTTTCACTAGACGATTTATTTGAAGCGACTCGTTACAAAACGATATGGGATTACTAA
- the fumC gene encoding class II fumarate hydratase, producing MKTRTERDTIGEIQVPVDKYWGAQTQRSLENFKIGTEKIPFEVVRAFAELKKAAAIVNGKLKGLDAQKVEAITYAADQIIAGGLEDHFPLVVWQTGSGTQSNMNMNEVIAYLANEYLTEKGETSVTVHPNDDVNHSQSSNDTFPTAMHVATVIFAENELIPAVKQFKETLAAKEQEFADVVKIGRTHLQDATPLTFGQEISGWKHMLTTCSTMIEQSLDHVRALTIGGTAVGTGLNAPIGFSEEVSAQLSQQIGLTFKASENHFHGLTSHDELVYFHGALKALAADAFKIANDIRLLASGPRCGIGEVIIPANEPGSSIMPGKVNPTQSEALTMVAAQVLGNDATVGFASSQGHFQLNVFKPVIIYNVLQSMRLLSDGLNNFHDKCLIGLEADKGKMDQLLNESLMLVTALNPHIGYENAAKIAKKAHAENTTLKAAAISSGLLTEEQFNQYVVPANMISPK from the coding sequence ATGAAAACGCGTACAGAAAGAGATACAATCGGAGAAATTCAAGTTCCTGTTGATAAGTACTGGGGCGCACAAACGCAGCGTAGTTTAGAAAACTTTAAAATTGGTACTGAGAAAATTCCATTTGAAGTCGTCCGAGCTTTTGCAGAATTAAAGAAAGCCGCTGCGATTGTTAATGGTAAATTAAAAGGTCTAGACGCTCAAAAAGTCGAGGCAATTACATACGCAGCAGATCAAATTATTGCTGGTGGCTTAGAAGACCATTTCCCGCTCGTCGTATGGCAAACCGGAAGTGGCACGCAATCAAATATGAATATGAATGAAGTAATTGCTTATTTAGCGAATGAATACTTAACTGAAAAAGGGGAGACAAGCGTAACGGTTCATCCAAATGATGATGTGAACCACTCTCAAAGCTCAAATGATACATTTCCGACAGCCATGCATGTAGCAACAGTTATTTTTGCAGAAAATGAACTGATTCCTGCTGTAAAACAATTTAAAGAAACATTAGCTGCAAAAGAACAAGAATTTGCAGACGTTGTTAAAATCGGACGTACCCATTTACAAGACGCTACCCCGTTAACGTTTGGTCAAGAAATTAGTGGATGGAAGCATATGCTTACTACGTGTTCCACAATGATCGAACAGTCTCTTGACCATGTACGTGCATTAACAATTGGCGGCACAGCGGTTGGCACTGGCTTAAATGCCCCGATCGGTTTTAGCGAAGAAGTATCCGCTCAACTAAGCCAACAAATCGGGTTAACCTTTAAAGCATCTGAAAACCATTTTCATGGTTTAACAAGTCATGACGAGCTCGTCTATTTCCACGGCGCTTTAAAAGCTCTTGCAGCAGACGCTTTTAAAATTGCAAACGACATTCGTTTATTGGCTAGTGGTCCACGTTGTGGTATCGGCGAAGTCATTATCCCAGCAAATGAACCAGGTAGCTCGATTATGCCAGGAAAAGTTAACCCTACTCAAAGCGAGGCGTTAACAATGGTTGCCGCACAAGTACTTGGAAATGACGCAACGGTAGGGTTTGCTTCAAGTCAAGGTCATTTTCAGCTAAACGTGTTCAAACCCGTTATTATTTATAATGTTTTACAATCAATGCGTCTACTATCAGACGGTTTAAATAATTTTCATGATAAGTGTCTTATTGGCTTGGAAGCGGATAAAGGGAAAATGGATCAACTTTTAAATGAATCACTTATGCTCGTCACAGCATTAAATCCACATATCGGCTATGAAAACGCAGCGAAAATTGCGAAAAAAGCTCACGCTGAAAATACAACATTAAAGGCAGCGGCAATTAGTAGTGGATTGTTAACAGAAGAACAATTTAATCAATATGTGGTTCCTGCAAATATGATTTCTCCTAAATAA
- the msrB gene encoding peptide-methionine (R)-S-oxide reductase MsrB, protein MTKKSPEELKKTLTPMQYHVTQENGTEPPFKNDYYDHEEDGIYVDIVSGKPLFSSNDKYDAGCGWPSFTKPIEDQEILEKEDRSHFMVRTEVRSKEANAHLGHVFPDGPGPNGLRYCINSAALRFVPKEELEDEGYGIYKKLFA, encoded by the coding sequence ATGACGAAAAAATCACCTGAAGAATTAAAGAAAACCTTAACACCCATGCAATACCATGTTACGCAAGAAAATGGGACAGAGCCACCTTTTAAAAACGACTATTATGATCATGAAGAAGATGGCATTTATGTGGACATTGTTTCTGGGAAGCCGTTGTTCTCTTCAAATGATAAGTACGATGCTGGCTGCGGTTGGCCAAGTTTTACTAAACCAATTGAAGATCAAGAAATTCTTGAAAAAGAAGATCGGAGCCATTTTATGGTTCGAACCGAAGTGCGTAGCAAAGAGGCGAACGCGCACCTTGGACATGTATTTCCGGATGGGCCAGGTCCAAATGGTCTACGCTACTGTATTAATTCAGCAGCGCTGCGCTTCGTTCCAAAAGAAGAACTGGAAGATGAAGGATATGGCATCTATAAAAAGTTGTTTGCGTAA
- the msrA gene encoding peptide-methionine (S)-S-oxide reductase MsrA, whose amino-acid sequence MNQVEKATFAGGCFWCMVKPFDQFDGVESVISGYTGGHTENPTYKEVCSETTGHFEAVQITFDPTVISYETILSLFWQQIDPTDPGGQFHDRGDSYRTAIFYHNEEQKAVAEKAKADLQSSGKFSKPIATLILPAKPFYRAEEYHQDYYQKNAFHYQLYRKGSGRQDFIETHWKGDQS is encoded by the coding sequence ATGAATCAGGTAGAAAAAGCAACATTTGCTGGCGGCTGTTTTTGGTGCATGGTCAAGCCGTTTGATCAATTTGACGGCGTTGAATCGGTCATTTCTGGCTATACAGGCGGCCATACCGAAAACCCCACGTACAAAGAAGTATGTAGTGAAACCACTGGTCATTTTGAGGCGGTTCAAATTACGTTTGACCCTACAGTCATTTCATACGAAACCATTTTATCTTTGTTTTGGCAACAAATTGACCCGACCGACCCTGGTGGACAATTTCATGATCGAGGCGATTCGTATCGAACGGCGATCTTTTATCATAATGAGGAACAAAAAGCAGTAGCTGAAAAAGCAAAAGCTGATCTTCAATCTAGCGGGAAATTTTCTAAACCAATTGCTACACTTATTCTTCCTGCAAAACCTTTTTACCGTGCAGAAGAATACCATCAAGATTATTATCAAAAAAACGCCTTCCATTATCAACTCTACCGTAAAGGATCTGGAAGACAAGATTTTATTGAAACACATTGGAAAGGAGATCAATCATGA
- a CDS encoding BCCT family transporter, whose amino-acid sequence MKTKKIGNRVLMISAAFMIAFVLWGVISPTSLGAVADDALQWVTEYFGWFYMLVLSVFIVFALIVMVSPFGRMRLGKEDDEPQYKFITWVGMLFAAGIGVGFVFFGVAEPVLNYLDPPPNEAVQSPEAAAAVGLRYAVYHWGLHCWIASLIVGLIMSYVMYRKNKPALISSAFYPLLRNKTDGVIGKSIDIFAILATCAGVATTFGLSALQISGGLSYITPIPNTVWTQITLIIIVTICFIFSALSGIDKGIKRLTNINIALAGILLIFVISFGPTIFIFESMVTTLGSYVGNVVQMSLTLEPYAGSNWIAGNTIFFWGWHMSWAPFIGLFVARISKGRSIREFIAGVLFVPAALALIWFSSFGGSSLYYEVSQGISTITSVSQTNEELAMFVLLEQLPLSLLTSIVALLLIFIFFITSADSATFILGSMTSNGMQNPPTKLKLLWGILIGAVAAVLLLSGGDDGLSALQTAAITGGLPIAFILIGMVVCLTILLTRDYRYYRRQVLATRSASLKDEIREDFYEEWKDEVSEEIKDDFKDQAYQELKEELREDVYKELKEDLKKDVKKQLKKENRKDR is encoded by the coding sequence ATGAAAACGAAAAAAATAGGAAATCGTGTGCTTATGATTAGTGCTGCATTTATGATTGCGTTTGTTTTATGGGGCGTCATTTCACCGACATCTCTTGGCGCAGTGGCAGACGATGCACTTCAATGGGTTACGGAGTATTTTGGTTGGTTCTACATGCTTGTGTTAAGCGTTTTTATTGTATTTGCACTTATTGTAATGGTGAGCCCGTTTGGACGAATGCGCTTAGGAAAAGAAGATGATGAACCGCAATACAAATTCATTACGTGGGTTGGGATGCTTTTTGCTGCGGGTATTGGCGTTGGGTTTGTGTTTTTCGGTGTAGCCGAACCCGTGTTGAATTACTTAGATCCACCACCGAACGAAGCGGTTCAAAGTCCAGAAGCTGCCGCTGCTGTAGGGCTCCGTTATGCGGTCTATCATTGGGGGCTGCATTGCTGGATTGCATCATTAATTGTCGGTCTTATTATGTCGTATGTTATGTACCGTAAAAACAAACCCGCGCTCATTAGTTCTGCTTTTTATCCATTGTTGCGAAACAAAACCGACGGAGTGATCGGAAAATCAATTGATATTTTTGCTATTCTCGCTACCTGTGCAGGTGTTGCGACGACATTTGGCTTAAGTGCTTTACAAATTTCCGGCGGGCTATCTTACATAACCCCCATTCCAAATACAGTTTGGACACAAATTACACTTATTATTATTGTGACTATCTGTTTTATCTTTTCGGCATTATCCGGAATTGATAAAGGAATTAAGCGATTAACTAACATTAATATCGCGCTTGCAGGAATTTTGCTTATTTTCGTTATTTCATTTGGTCCAACGATTTTTATTTTTGAAAGTATGGTTACGACTCTCGGTTCCTATGTCGGAAACGTTGTTCAAATGTCATTAACCCTTGAGCCCTATGCAGGATCAAACTGGATTGCAGGCAACACAATTTTCTTTTGGGGCTGGCATATGTCTTGGGCACCGTTTATTGGGTTATTTGTTGCGCGTATTTCAAAAGGACGATCGATTCGCGAATTTATTGCAGGTGTGCTGTTTGTTCCAGCAGCATTAGCGTTAATTTGGTTTTCGTCATTTGGGGGCTCGTCGCTCTATTATGAAGTCAGCCAAGGGATATCAACCATTACAAGCGTTTCACAAACGAATGAAGAACTGGCTATGTTTGTTTTGCTTGAACAGCTCCCGTTAAGTTTGCTAACAAGTATTGTTGCATTGCTGTTAATCTTTATCTTTTTTATCACGTCCGCCGATTCTGCAACCTTTATTCTTGGCTCGATGACATCAAATGGCATGCAAAATCCACCAACTAAACTAAAACTGTTATGGGGGATTCTCATCGGGGCTGTGGCAGCTGTGCTCTTATTAAGTGGGGGCGATGATGGTCTAAGTGCGTTACAAACAGCTGCTATCACAGGTGGGTTACCAATTGCGTTCATTTTAATTGGCATGGTTGTCTGTTTAACGATCTTGCTTACGCGAGATTATCGATACTACAGAAGACAGGTATTGGCGACCCGCTCGGCTTCGTTGAAAGATGAGATTCGAGAAGATTTTTATGAAGAGTGGAAAGATGAAGTGTCAGAAGAAATAAAAGATGATTTTAAAGATCAAGCCTATCAGGAATTAAAGGAAGAACTCCGTGAAGACGTATACAAGGAATTAAAAGAGGATTTAAAGAAAGATGTAAAAAAACAGCTAAAAAAAGAGAACCGTAAAGATCGATAG
- a CDS encoding PAS domain-containing sensor histidine kinase, whose protein sequence is MKAMVTELLNQSNVPQCVIYDDEIIIRNGAFNKLTGLEKKPNQKIPLATILSYQSMEKWVIDDNGMNVELNIEHAVLDQDYMLYTFAVRKKKEDIRLKLVSNDQSKKLRWLTDETGKIIEASEVGKAFLTIQDSIWTFVPRELCNPNNKKQIVTFLYQQIEYEVQVVTYSGYMLFDVVRAEQRVEQLITRNELINILDLSNECYIVHDSMTIHYANKATNRYLSVNHSLIGKPVRDHIQERELKLVKEAMRTQQEEIMYRPIKLINGDGSLLYTMCAILPVHIDGKRLFVSVLKQPHQTSKRREEAMKVASRLSASMAHELRNPLTTIKGFMQLYAETNAIPESQVSTINGELTQMEKIIDDYVFLAKQKGMAENKTTIEMNSYVKALVRKKEMKELVKDNPLLLSVSDTYYVRGYEQELDILFLNLIENAVDASHSSTSIEIRVTSDYNQLCVQFIDKGTGIPPNRLYLLGQPFFSSKEKGTGLGLMICHKIVELHGGRMEIKTKAGAGTIVQVYLPLKAISENRDGKRVKKGFQQVLGQSETRMLTNINLR, encoded by the coding sequence ATGAAAGCGATGGTTACTGAGTTACTGAATCAGTCTAATGTTCCACAATGTGTGATTTATGATGACGAAATTATCATAAGAAACGGCGCTTTTAATAAATTGACAGGACTTGAAAAGAAGCCAAATCAAAAAATTCCGTTGGCGACCATATTAAGCTATCAATCCATGGAAAAGTGGGTTATTGATGATAACGGTATGAATGTTGAACTAAACATTGAGCATGCTGTGCTGGATCAAGACTATATGCTCTATACATTTGCTGTGAGAAAGAAGAAAGAAGATATTCGCTTAAAGCTTGTGTCAAATGATCAATCAAAAAAATTACGCTGGTTAACCGACGAAACGGGTAAAATTATTGAAGCGAGCGAAGTCGGAAAAGCGTTTTTAACGATTCAAGATTCCATTTGGACGTTTGTACCAAGAGAATTATGTAACCCTAATAATAAAAAACAGATTGTTACATTTTTATATCAACAAATTGAATATGAGGTACAAGTGGTTACCTATAGTGGCTACATGTTATTTGATGTTGTTCGCGCGGAACAGCGTGTGGAGCAATTAATTACAAGAAATGAGTTAATCAATATATTAGATTTGTCGAATGAATGTTATATTGTTCATGATTCCATGACCATTCATTATGCAAACAAAGCGACGAATCGTTATTTAAGTGTGAATCATAGCCTTATAGGAAAACCAGTACGTGATCATATTCAGGAACGAGAATTAAAGCTCGTTAAGGAAGCCATGCGAACGCAACAAGAAGAAATTATGTATCGTCCTATAAAACTTATTAACGGGGATGGCAGTTTACTGTACACAATGTGTGCTATTCTTCCTGTTCATATCGATGGAAAGAGGTTATTTGTTTCCGTTTTAAAGCAACCTCATCAAACGTCTAAACGAAGAGAAGAGGCGATGAAAGTTGCGTCTCGTTTATCAGCTAGCATGGCACATGAATTAAGAAATCCATTAACAACAATCAAAGGCTTTATGCAGCTTTATGCGGAGACAAACGCCATTCCTGAAAGTCAAGTAAGCACTATTAATGGTGAATTAACGCAAATGGAAAAAATCATAGATGATTATGTATTTCTTGCTAAGCAAAAAGGGATGGCTGAAAACAAAACAACAATTGAAATGAACAGTTATGTAAAAGCTTTGGTTAGAAAAAAAGAAATGAAAGAGCTTGTGAAAGATAACCCTTTGCTACTCTCTGTTTCAGATACGTATTATGTTCGAGGTTATGAACAAGAATTAGATATTTTATTTCTCAATTTAATTGAAAATGCAGTAGATGCGAGTCATTCATCTACGTCGATCGAAATAAGGGTAACGTCTGATTACAATCAACTTTGTGTGCAATTTATCGATAAAGGAACAGGAATCCCGCCTAATCGTCTATATTTATTAGGTCAACCTTTCTTCTCTTCGAAAGAGAAGGGGACGGGATTAGGTTTAATGATTTGTCATAAGATCGTGGAATTACATGGTGGAAGAATGGAAATTAAAACGAAAGCTGGAGCAGGAACGATCGTCCAAGTTTATTTGCCATTAAAAGCGATATCAGAAAATCGTGACGGAAAACGTGTTAAAAAAGGATTTCAGCAAGTTTTAGGACAAAGTGAAACCCGAATGCTAACAAACATAAACCTGCGATGA
- a CDS encoding LysE family translocator, whose product MPDILAAFILGLSLAVPVGPICLAIVKKGISNGFFPALFVGIGAILADVCFMVIIYFGLTQFIFMTPVQISLYLFGSTLLIYLGFESINKRKTALTRSSSLSTSVFSSFWTGLSIALFNPINLMFWFGIFGSTLAELTNEQSSSFLIYAIFLFLGILVWNISLSFLASFFGQFLSRSLLPILNIIAGLCLLAFGFHFVLKLAEILF is encoded by the coding sequence ATGCCTGATATCCTTGCAGCATTTATTCTTGGTTTATCTTTAGCTGTTCCAGTTGGTCCTATTTGTTTAGCCATTGTAAAAAAAGGCATTTCAAACGGTTTTTTTCCCGCTCTTTTTGTCGGCATTGGCGCCATTCTAGCGGATGTATGCTTTATGGTCATCATTTATTTTGGTTTAACGCAATTTATTTTTATGACTCCCGTGCAAATTAGTCTTTATCTGTTTGGATCGACTCTACTTATTTATCTTGGCTTCGAGTCCATTAACAAACGAAAGACTGCTCTTACTCGCTCAAGCAGTCTCTCTACTTCAGTCTTTTCTTCCTTTTGGACAGGTTTATCCATCGCGTTATTTAATCCGATTAATTTAATGTTTTGGTTTGGCATTTTCGGCTCAACTTTAGCCGAGCTCACGAATGAACAGTCTAGCTCCTTTCTTATCTATGCCATTTTTCTTTTTCTCGGTATTCTCGTTTGGAATATTAGCTTATCGTTTTTAGCTTCTTTTTTCGGTCAATTTTTGAGCCGCTCTCTCTTACCTATTTTGAATATCATCGCAGGTTTATGTTTGTTAGCATTCGGGTTTCACTTTGTCCTAAAACTTGCTGAAATCCTTTTTTAA
- a CDS encoding YqcI/YcgG family protein, whose protein sequence is MNKSRLLTTAEMLSTEVPNWVNQSYQEYSKVVTNPTFPCFFGQKGERKGELRYSYLSHADWSSLPHTLQTFQSLMAQRPLIRRGLFVFVEPEDQEQTLDYYRRYFWDLLQYLNDKDESIWPEHTPSNPEHYLWSFCFNGQSMFAFANTPAYKQRITRDLGQSMVIGFQPREIFQGLEGTEPKGHNSREAVRKRVEAWDQIPKHPDISHYGDVEHREWKQFFIGDDFEPITGKCPFKAKNDSK, encoded by the coding sequence ATGAATAAATCTCGGTTATTAACAACTGCAGAAATGCTTTCAACGGAAGTACCAAATTGGGTCAATCAAAGTTATCAAGAATATAGTAAAGTTGTTACGAATCCAACATTTCCGTGTTTTTTTGGTCAGAAAGGAGAACGGAAAGGGGAACTACGCTACTCTTATTTATCGCATGCAGACTGGTCCTCATTGCCACATACATTACAAACGTTTCAATCATTAATGGCGCAACGTCCACTCATTAGGCGAGGGCTTTTTGTATTTGTGGAGCCTGAAGACCAGGAGCAAACGCTTGATTATTACCGTCGTTATTTTTGGGATTTGCTTCAATACTTAAATGACAAAGACGAAAGTATTTGGCCGGAACATACGCCTAGTAACCCCGAGCATTATTTATGGTCGTTTTGTTTTAATGGGCAGTCGATGTTTGCCTTTGCAAATACACCTGCATATAAACAGCGAATTACACGAGATTTAGGGCAAAGTATGGTTATAGGGTTTCAACCTCGGGAGATTTTTCAAGGCTTAGAAGGGACTGAGCCGAAAGGTCATAATTCTCGTGAAGCGGTTAGGAAACGGGTAGAGGCATGGGATCAAATACCAAAACATCCGGATATTAGTCATTATGGCGATGTCGAACATAGAGAATGGAAACAATTTTTTATTGGCGATGATTTTGAGCCGATCACAGGAAAATGCCCATTTAAAGCGAAAAATGATTCTAAATAG
- a CDS encoding aromatic acid exporter family protein, producing MRFRIGYRTLKTAIGVFISLSIAQLLELNFASSAAIITILCISVTRKNSLLVSWARFVACMIGLVMSSILFEIIGYNPFAAALFILLFIPVVLLVKASDGIVTSSVIVMHLYVVEEVSVGFYWNELQLILIGIGTALLMNLYMPSKDKEMREQRKKVEALLKTTLNQLSTYIRAGESSWDGKELSQLDRVLKESKKTAFVAMQNHLLAEENHYYHYFTMREKQLEIIERLMPHLTRINGSVPQQEKVANFLDELSRAVSPTNSVAYFLLQLEEMRTEFRNMPLPKTREEFESRSSLLLIVFEFEQYLKTKDELWARKSDKKRPLRKS from the coding sequence ATGAGATTTAGAATTGGCTATCGAACATTAAAAACCGCAATTGGTGTATTTATTTCACTTTCAATTGCGCAATTGCTTGAATTGAATTTTGCTTCATCAGCAGCCATTATTACAATACTGTGTATATCTGTGACACGAAAAAATTCCCTTCTTGTTTCGTGGGCGCGGTTTGTTGCTTGTATGATTGGTCTTGTCATGAGTTCAATTCTATTCGAGATCATTGGCTATAATCCATTTGCGGCCGCACTCTTTATCTTGTTATTTATCCCAGTTGTTTTGCTTGTGAAAGCAAGTGATGGTATTGTAACAAGCTCTGTCATTGTCATGCATTTGTACGTTGTAGAAGAAGTGTCTGTTGGCTTTTATTGGAACGAGCTTCAGCTTATTTTAATAGGGATTGGTACAGCACTATTAATGAATCTTTACATGCCGTCTAAAGATAAAGAAATGCGAGAACAACGGAAAAAAGTTGAAGCATTGTTAAAAACAACGTTAAATCAGCTATCTACATATATTCGTGCTGGAGAAAGTAGTTGGGACGGGAAAGAGTTGTCGCAATTAGATCGGGTGTTAAAGGAAAGTAAGAAGACGGCATTTGTTGCCATGCAAAACCATCTATTAGCAGAAGAAAACCATTATTATCATTATTTTACTATGAGGGAAAAGCAGCTAGAAATCATTGAGCGGCTTATGCCACACTTGACCCGTATTAATGGTTCGGTTCCGCAGCAAGAGAAAGTAGCAAATTTTTTAGATGAATTATCACGTGCGGTAAGCCCAACGAATTCTGTTGCTTATTTTTTGCTTCAATTAGAAGAGATGCGAACGGAATTTAGAAATATGCCGCTGCCGAAAACAAGAGAAGAGTTCGAGAGTCGCTCGTCTCTTTTGCTAATTGTGTTTGAATTTGAACAGTACTTGAAGACAAAAGACGAGTTGTGGGCTCGAAAATCGGATAAAAAAAGACCATTGCGTAAATCCTAA
- a CDS encoding L,D-transpeptidase — protein sequence MKWSFFLSICVFLSALFPNQFLIEQADIIVNIKTNELALIEANHISEVFPIASGKKGEETPEGEFQVLVKAKQPYYRKKDIPGGDERNPLGSRWIGFDANGTSGRTYGVHGTNQPHSIGYHASLGCIRMENSAVEYVFDRVEIGSKVIVVNDQRSFNALGKAYGLLK from the coding sequence GTGAAGTGGTCTTTTTTTCTGTCTATCTGCGTGTTTCTTTCCGCACTATTTCCTAATCAATTTCTCATTGAGCAAGCAGATATTATTGTAAATATTAAAACGAATGAATTAGCACTCATTGAAGCCAATCATATTAGTGAAGTCTTTCCAATTGCAAGCGGGAAAAAAGGGGAAGAAACGCCTGAAGGTGAGTTTCAAGTTCTTGTAAAAGCAAAGCAGCCTTATTACCGAAAAAAAGATATCCCTGGTGGAGATGAACGAAATCCGTTAGGAAGTAGGTGGATTGGGTTTGATGCCAATGGGACAAGTGGACGTACCTATGGTGTACACGGGACGAACCAACCTCATTCAATTGGCTATCATGCGTCGTTAGGGTGTATTCGCATGGAAAATTCAGCTGTGGAATATGTATTTGATCGCGTAGAAATTGGGAGTAAAGTGATTGTTGTTAATGATCAGCGGAGTTTTAACGCATTAGGAAAAGCTTACGGGTTGTTGAAGTGA
- the prli42 gene encoding stressosome-associated protein Prli42 has translation MPRKFQRLIVYIMIGTLVLGGVFGAAAGLGMF, from the coding sequence ATGCCACGAAAATTCCAACGTTTAATTGTATATATTATGATTGGAACTCTTGTACTCGGGGGCGTATTTGGTGCAGCCGCTGGTTTAGGCATGTTTTAA